The Lentzea guizhouensis genome contains a region encoding:
- the rho gene encoding transcription termination factor Rho has protein sequence MSNTDLLSSDVAAASGSGAEETALSTPSNGTTPRRRAGLSGMVLAELRELAGQLGITGTAGLRKGDLIAAIKEKQGSGAPAAKAEKPARAPKQAAEKPAPVAEQPVAEKPAEKPVQQQLEVAAEKPAAAAVDAGAEDGGRASEEGGRRGNRRRRSGRGGGSAEAGDGQQQPQEQRQEQRQERAERSDRGERSERSDRGERSERSDRGERSERGERSDRGERSDRGERGDRGDRGGRDRNRDRGERGDRQGGSQQGDDDGDGRRGRFRDRRRRGGRGEGTERPDRETEVRDDDVLLPVAGILDVLENYAFVRTSGYLAGSNDVYVSLSLVRKYGLRRGDAITGAVRQPRDGEQQRQKFNPLVRVDKINGLDPDEARNRPDFTKLTPLYPNERLRLETEPHILTTRVIDLVMPIGKGQRALVVSPPKAGKTSVLQSIANAITKNNPECHLMVVLVDERPEEVTDMQRSVKGEVIASTFDRPPSDHTTISELAIERAKRLVEMGHDVVVLLDSITRLGRAYNLAAPASGRILSGGVDSTALYPPKRFLGAARNIEGGGSLTVIATALVETGSAGDSVIFEEFKGTGNAELKLDRKIADKRTFPAVDVDSSGTRKEELLLSPDEMAVTHKLRRVLHALDGQQAIDLLLDRLRKSRTNIEFLMQVAKTTPGAEQD, from the coding sequence GTGAGCAACACCGATTTGCTGAGCAGCGATGTCGCAGCTGCTTCTGGTTCTGGAGCCGAGGAGACCGCTCTGTCCACCCCTTCGAACGGCACGACGCCGCGCCGCCGCGCGGGTCTGTCCGGCATGGTCCTCGCTGAGCTCCGTGAGCTCGCCGGCCAGCTGGGCATCACCGGAACCGCAGGCCTGCGCAAGGGCGACCTGATCGCGGCCATCAAGGAGAAGCAGGGCTCCGGAGCCCCCGCTGCCAAAGCCGAGAAGCCGGCGCGGGCCCCGAAGCAGGCCGCCGAGAAGCCGGCTCCCGTCGCGGAGCAGCCGGTGGCCGAGAAGCCCGCAGAAAAGCCTGTTCAGCAGCAGCTCGAGGTAGCCGCGGAGAAGCCTGCCGCCGCTGCCGTCGACGCCGGAGCCGAGGACGGGGGTCGTGCCTCCGAGGAGGGCGGCCGCCGTGGCAACCGCCGCCGCCGTTCCGGCCGTGGTGGGGGCAGCGCCGAGGCGGGCGACGGCCAGCAGCAGCCGCAGGAACAGCGTCAGGAGCAGCGCCAGGAGCGTGCCGAGCGGTCCGACCGCGGGGAGCGTTCCGAGCGGTCTGACCGTGGCGAGCGCTCTGAGCGTTCCGACCGTGGTGAGCGCTCTGAGCGTGGCGAGCGTTCCGACCGTGGCGAGCGTTCTGACCGTGGTGAGCGCGGCGACCGTGGTGACCGGGGCGGCCGTGACCGCAACCGCGACCGTGGTGAGCGCGGCGACCGCCAGGGCGGGAGCCAGCAGGGTGACGACGACGGCGATGGCCGTCGTGGCCGCTTCCGCGACCGCCGCCGTCGTGGTGGCCGTGGCGAGGGCACCGAGCGTCCGGACCGCGAGACCGAGGTCCGCGACGACGACGTCCTGCTCCCGGTCGCGGGCATCCTGGACGTGCTGGAGAACTACGCGTTCGTCCGCACGTCGGGCTACCTGGCCGGCTCGAACGACGTCTACGTCTCGTTGTCGCTGGTCCGCAAGTACGGCCTGCGCCGCGGTGACGCCATCACCGGCGCCGTCCGCCAGCCGCGCGACGGCGAGCAGCAGCGCCAGAAGTTCAACCCGCTGGTCCGCGTCGACAAGATCAACGGCCTGGACCCGGACGAGGCGCGCAACCGCCCGGACTTCACGAAGCTGACGCCGCTCTACCCGAACGAGCGTCTGCGCCTGGAGACCGAGCCGCACATCCTCACCACCCGCGTCATCGACCTGGTGATGCCGATCGGCAAGGGCCAGCGCGCCCTGGTCGTGTCACCCCCGAAGGCCGGCAAGACCTCGGTGCTCCAGTCGATCGCCAACGCGATCACGAAGAACAACCCCGAGTGCCACCTGATGGTCGTCCTCGTCGACGAGCGTCCGGAAGAGGTCACCGACATGCAGCGCTCGGTGAAGGGCGAGGTCATCGCCTCGACCTTCGACCGCCCGCCGTCGGACCACACCACCATCTCCGAGCTCGCCATCGAGCGCGCGAAGCGACTGGTGGAGATGGGCCACGACGTGGTCGTGCTGCTCGACTCGATCACCCGCCTGGGCCGCGCCTACAACCTGGCAGCCCCGGCCTCCGGCCGCATCCTGTCCGGTGGTGTCGACTCGACGGCCCTCTACCCGCCGAAGCGCTTCCTCGGCGCGGCCCGCAACATCGAGGGCGGCGGCTCGCTGACCGTCATCGCCACGGCGCTGGTCGAGACCGGCTCCGCCGGCGACTCGGTCATCTTCGAGGAGTTCAAGGGCACCGGCAACGCCGAGCTCAAGCTCGACCGCAAGATCGCCGACAAGCGCACCTTCCCGGCCGTCGACGTCGACAGCTCGGGCACGCGCAAGGAAGAGCTCCTGCTCTCCCCGGACGAGATGGCGGTCACGCACAAGCTCCGCCGCGTGCTCCACGCCCTGGACGGCCAGCAGGCCATCGACCTGCTGCTCGACCGGCTCCGCAAGTCGCGCACCAACATCGAGTTCCTGATGCAGGTCGCGAAGACGACGCCGGGCGCCGAGCAGGACTGA
- the prfA gene encoding peptide chain release factor 1 codes for MSQSLDSLLAEYDELEKKLADPSVHADQAGARKLGKRYAALGPIVKAAREIEQARSDLGAAKELASEDQAFADEAKQIEEQLPKMEEKLTELLLPRDPHDGDDVLLEIKSGEGGEESALFAGDLLRMYTRYAERQGWKVEMLDGTDSDLGGFKDVTVAIKAKTTTPDGVWSRLKWEGGVHRVQRVPVTESQGRIHTSAAGVLVFPETEETAEVEIDEKDLRIDVYRSSGKGGQSVNTTDSAVRITHLPTGIVTSCQNERSQLQNKARAMQVLQSRLVALAEEQKAQEQSDARRTQIRTVDRSERVRTYNFPESRISDHRVGYKAHNLDQVLDGDLDAVVDALAAADRAERLAGG; via the coding sequence GTGTCGCAGTCGCTGGACAGCTTGCTCGCCGAGTACGACGAGCTGGAGAAGAAGCTCGCCGACCCCTCCGTGCACGCTGACCAGGCGGGGGCGCGCAAGCTCGGCAAGCGCTACGCCGCGCTCGGCCCGATCGTGAAGGCGGCCCGGGAGATCGAGCAGGCGCGCAGCGACCTGGGAGCGGCCAAGGAGCTCGCGAGCGAGGACCAGGCGTTCGCCGACGAGGCCAAGCAGATCGAGGAGCAGCTTCCCAAGATGGAGGAGAAGCTCACCGAACTGCTGCTGCCGCGCGACCCGCACGACGGCGACGACGTGCTGCTGGAGATCAAGTCCGGTGAGGGCGGCGAGGAGAGCGCGCTGTTCGCCGGCGACCTCCTGCGCATGTACACGCGGTACGCCGAGCGCCAGGGCTGGAAGGTCGAGATGCTCGACGGCACCGACTCCGACCTGGGCGGGTTCAAGGACGTCACGGTGGCCATCAAGGCCAAGACCACGACCCCGGACGGCGTCTGGAGCCGGCTCAAGTGGGAGGGCGGCGTGCACCGGGTGCAGCGCGTGCCCGTCACCGAGTCGCAGGGGCGCATCCACACGTCCGCGGCCGGCGTCCTGGTCTTCCCGGAGACCGAGGAGACCGCCGAGGTCGAGATCGACGAGAAGGACCTGCGCATCGACGTCTACCGGTCGAGCGGCAAGGGCGGTCAGTCGGTCAACACCACCGACTCCGCGGTCCGCATCACGCACCTGCCGACCGGCATCGTCACGTCCTGCCAGAACGAGCGCAGCCAGCTGCAGAACAAGGCCCGCGCCATGCAGGTCCTCCAGAGCCGCCTGGTCGCGCTCGCCGAGGAGCAGAAGGCGCAGGAGCAGAGTGACGCACGTCGCACCCAGATCCGGACGGTCGACCGGAGTGAACGGGTGAGGACCTACAACTTCCCCGAATCGCGCATCTCCGATCACCGGGTTGGGTACAAAGCGCATAACCTGGACCAGGTGCTCGACGGGGACCTGGACGCGGTGGTGGACGCTCTCGCCGCCGCTGACCGGGCAGAACGGCTCGCAGGCGGGTGA
- the rpmE gene encoding 50S ribosomal protein L31, producing MKTGIHPEYTVTEVTCSCGNSFTTRSTTAASEVRVEMCSNCHPFYTGKQRILDTGGRVARFEARYGKRNK from the coding sequence TTGAAGACTGGCATCCACCCCGAGTACACGGTCACCGAAGTGACCTGCAGCTGCGGTAACAGCTTCACCACGCGCAGCACCACCGCTGCGTCCGAGGTCCGCGTCGAGATGTGCTCGAACTGCCACCCGTTCTACACGGGCAAGCAGCGCATCCTGGACACCGGCGGTCGCGTCGCGCGCTTCGAGGCGCGTTACGGCAAGCGCAACAAGTAG
- a CDS encoding DUF3558 domain-containing protein, translating into MNRILIATLVGLSALTAGCSGVAGDPTPTPTTGGSSTPTSDNNSSQGLNALKPCDLLTDAEATTFDAKLPGEEDKIGPAAICDWTIPGNGGLQVGIRASQGVKDLNAQGDKVSEVKVGKFSATKVEAQDGSKSSCAVLISASDTSSVAVLANMLASSTDTAAACERATKAAELIAPKLP; encoded by the coding sequence ATGAATCGCATCCTGATCGCCACCCTGGTCGGTCTTTCTGCGCTCACCGCCGGCTGCTCCGGCGTTGCGGGAGACCCGACTCCGACTCCGACGACAGGCGGCAGCAGCACGCCGACGTCCGACAACAACTCGTCGCAGGGCCTGAACGCTCTCAAGCCCTGCGATCTCCTCACCGATGCTGAGGCGACGACATTCGACGCCAAGTTGCCGGGCGAAGAGGACAAAATCGGCCCCGCTGCCATCTGCGACTGGACGATCCCTGGCAACGGAGGCCTGCAAGTCGGCATCCGCGCCAGCCAGGGCGTCAAGGACCTGAACGCTCAGGGTGACAAGGTCTCCGAGGTCAAGGTCGGCAAGTTCTCCGCCACCAAGGTCGAGGCTCAGGACGGATCGAAGTCCAGTTGCGCCGTCCTGATCTCGGCAAGCGATACATCGTCTGTGGCCGTGCTGGCGAACATGCTGGCGTCGTCGACCGACACTGCGGCCGCGTGTGAACGCGCGACCAAAGCCGCTGAGCTCATCGCACCGAAGCTGCCGTAA
- the prmC gene encoding peptide chain release factor N(5)-glutamine methyltransferase: MDRQPLRLAISEAATILADAGVDSPRVDAELLAAHVLGVERGRLPLIPLVDPPVVDRLHELVRVRASRIPLQHIVGWAPMGLITVEVGPGVFVPRPETELLMEWALKAVAAVPAPVVVDLCTGTGALALSIAAARPDAVVHAVELDPQALAWTRRNADARAAAGDTPIRLHHGDATDPALLSDLDGAVDLVVCNPPYVPEGTPVQPEVGVHDPHHAVFSGADGLDVIRHVVSASARWLRPGGSVGIEHDDTQGESVPALLSARRVLTDVADHADLAGRPRFATARRVSG; encoded by the coding sequence ATGGACCGGCAGCCGCTCCGCCTCGCGATCTCCGAGGCGGCCACCATCCTCGCCGACGCCGGCGTGGACAGCCCGCGCGTGGACGCGGAGCTCCTGGCCGCGCACGTGCTCGGGGTCGAGCGCGGGCGGCTGCCGCTCATCCCGCTGGTCGACCCACCGGTGGTCGACCGGCTGCACGAGCTCGTCCGGGTGCGCGCCTCGCGCATCCCGTTGCAGCACATCGTCGGCTGGGCGCCGATGGGGTTGATCACGGTCGAGGTCGGGCCCGGTGTGTTCGTGCCGCGGCCGGAGACCGAGCTGTTGATGGAGTGGGCGCTGAAGGCCGTGGCCGCGGTGCCCGCACCGGTCGTCGTGGACCTCTGCACGGGCACGGGCGCGCTGGCGTTGTCGATCGCCGCCGCCCGTCCCGACGCGGTGGTGCACGCGGTGGAACTGGACCCGCAAGCGCTTGCGTGGACGCGTCGCAACGCCGATGCGCGGGCGGCCGCGGGGGACACGCCGATCCGGCTGCACCACGGTGACGCGACCGACCCGGCGCTGCTGTCCGATCTGGACGGTGCGGTCGACCTGGTGGTGTGCAACCCGCCCTACGTGCCGGAGGGGACGCCGGTGCAGCCCGAGGTCGGCGTGCACGACCCGCACCACGCGGTGTTCTCCGGTGCCGACGGGCTGGACGTGATCCGGCACGTCGTGTCGGCCTCCGCGCGGTGGCTGCGGCCAGGCGGGTCCGTCGGGATCGAACACGACGACACGCAGGGCGAGTCGGTGCCGGCGCTGCTGTCGGCGCGGCGGGTGCTGACCGACGTCGCCGACCACGCGGACCTGGCCGGGCGGCCGCGGTTCGCGACCGCCCGCAGGGTGTCCGGCTAG
- a CDS encoding ESX secretion-associated protein EspG, which yields MAPTQAAVPTPNDNYPGQKHEHMKSLVTDNYAPDTATDTADIWKSFGDTFRELATDFKILVNGSQSAWTGQAADGVRNALNKVGTFVEHTGETFYKTSGAIEQQRDAAVNANNRMPEPVSFNPLKIAGDWFTNKGGMISPIMMVGAPIEMISTYNKQQDAKAEAVQVMQTRDNTMMSAAMSMPTMEAPPKVTNDQGITQPPNNNNNQNTLGNTPGYRPPGTTGMPGMPPPGSTGNGTTNASWVAPQVNDSNNLPNNNQNQNGGNNQNRPPIGTPPGIFPPGMRPPGGNQTGRPPMGGPGGMRPGGPGGGPGGPVVAAAWAARRHGRRTRRCRCRCRRRCRRGMGSFGPANPGGAGVMGGAGAGTGGRGRGWRRTWWRSRCGWHGCRRWCWCWCWPGRGGQGTQVELLGAHRRVLRRRSHGRAAGDRRMRQIAQLSLPAFEVLWEGLRAGSVPYPFDITSHGDTLDERDRIKAAVHQDLERRGLARRGRPEPDLEDALNLLARPELRVIALCMPDMSQEKLVRACVVARGGYAVLVSQEDTTMTLTQVQPNEIATSLAGAMPQSRPGQGKLVTVPTQAFEAQQPQQQEGFRQAVRTTENDDVRLAKQMLTGPALGNGHFLVQMEQGRTKRDYPPVTWIDTQTGRYANVQLRTGWFTIAPADNMGLARHLGQILAMTSDR from the coding sequence ATGGCGCCCACCCAGGCCGCTGTTCCGACACCGAACGACAACTATCCGGGCCAGAAACACGAGCACATGAAGTCGCTCGTGACCGATAACTACGCCCCGGACACGGCCACTGACACCGCGGACATCTGGAAGTCTTTCGGTGACACGTTCCGGGAGTTGGCGACCGACTTCAAGATCCTCGTCAACGGGTCCCAGAGCGCGTGGACGGGGCAGGCCGCCGACGGCGTACGTAACGCGTTGAACAAGGTAGGCACGTTCGTGGAACACACGGGCGAGACGTTTTACAAGACGTCGGGTGCTATCGAGCAGCAGCGGGACGCGGCAGTCAACGCGAACAACCGCATGCCGGAGCCGGTGAGCTTCAACCCGTTGAAGATCGCAGGTGACTGGTTCACGAACAAGGGCGGCATGATCAGCCCGATCATGATGGTGGGCGCGCCCATCGAGATGATCTCCACCTACAACAAACAGCAGGACGCCAAGGCTGAAGCCGTGCAAGTCATGCAAACGCGCGACAACACGATGATGTCGGCTGCCATGTCCATGCCCACCATGGAAGCGCCGCCCAAGGTCACCAACGACCAGGGCATCACGCAACCGCCCAATAACAACAACAACCAGAACACCCTGGGCAACACCCCCGGCTACCGCCCGCCCGGCACCACGGGCATGCCCGGCATGCCGCCCCCCGGCAGCACCGGCAACGGCACGACCAACGCCTCCTGGGTGGCACCGCAGGTCAACGACTCCAACAACCTGCCGAACAACAACCAGAACCAGAACGGCGGCAACAACCAGAACCGCCCGCCGATCGGCACCCCACCCGGCATCTTCCCGCCCGGCATGCGGCCTCCCGGTGGCAACCAGACCGGCCGACCGCCGATGGGCGGCCCCGGCGGCATGCGCCCAGGCGGTCCCGGCGGCGGCCCTGGTGGTCCGGTGGTGGCCGCGGCATGGGCGGCCCGGCGGCATGGGCGGCGGACCCGGCGGTGCAGGTGCAGGTGCCGGCGCAGGTGCCGGCGCGGCATGGGCAGCTTCGGCCCGGCCAACCCCGGTGGCGCCGGCGTCATGGGCGGCGCAGGTGCCGGCACCGGTGGGCGCGGGCGCGGGTGGCGCCGGACGTGGTGGCGCAGCCGGTGCGGCTGGCATGGGTGCCGGCGGTGGTGCTGGTGCTGGTGCTGGCCAGGGCGCGGAGGACAAGGAACACAAGTCGAACTACTTGGTGCCCACCGACGAGTTCTTCGACGACGATCGCATGGTCGCGCCGCCGGTGATCGGCGGATGAGGCAGATCGCGCAGCTCTCCCTGCCCGCGTTCGAGGTCCTCTGGGAGGGCCTGCGGGCGGGGAGCGTGCCCTACCCGTTCGACATCACCTCGCATGGCGACACGCTCGACGAACGCGACCGCATCAAGGCCGCCGTGCACCAGGACCTCGAACGCCGCGGCCTCGCCCGCCGCGGCCGCCCTGAGCCGGACCTCGAGGACGCGCTGAACCTGTTGGCGCGTCCCGAGTTGCGCGTCATCGCACTGTGCATGCCGGACATGAGCCAGGAGAAGCTCGTTCGCGCCTGCGTGGTCGCACGCGGCGGCTACGCCGTGCTGGTGTCCCAAGAGGACACCACGATGACGCTGACCCAGGTGCAGCCCAACGAGATCGCCACCAGCCTCGCCGGCGCCATGCCCCAGAGCCGGCCGGGCCAGGGCAAGCTGGTGACGGTGCCCACGCAGGCCTTCGAGGCCCAGCAGCCACAGCAACAGGAGGGCTTCCGCCAAGCCGTCCGCACCACCGAGAACGACGACGTCCGCCTCGCCAAGCAGATGCTGACCGGCCCCGCACTCGGCAACGGCCACTTCCTCGTCCAGATGGAACAGGGCCGCACCAAGCGCGACTACCCGCCGGTCACCTGGATCGACACGCAAACCGGCCGCTACGCCAACGTCCAGTTGCGCACCGGCTGGTTCACCATCGCGCCCGCCGACAACATGGGTCTCGCCCGCCACCTCGGCCAGATCCTGGCGATGACGAGCGACCGATGA
- the lpdA gene encoding dihydrolipoyl dehydrogenase, translated as MSAHFDVVVVGAGPGGYVAAIRAAQLGLKTAVVEEKYWGGVCLNVGCIPSKALLRNAELAHLFMHEQKTFGIKVDGTVSFDYSAAWQRSRKVADGRVKGVHFLMKKNGITEYNGWANFTDDHTLTVGDETITFGHAIIAVGATTRMLPNTQKSDRVVTYEEQIMTEDLPESIIIAGAGAIGVEFAYVMHNYGVKVTIVEFLDRMVPLEDEEVSAELLKRYKKLGVDVRVGTRVESIDESGEKVRVTVSKNGTEEVLEADKVMQAIGFVPRVEGYGLENTGVKLTERGAIDIDGRGRTNVPHIFAIGDVTAKLMLAHTAESMGIIAAETIAGAETMELDYVMIPRATFCQPQIASFGYTEKQAREKGFDVQVAKFPFTANGKAHGLAEPGGFVKLISDGKHGELLGGHIIGPEATELLPELTLAQQWDLTVHEVARNVHAHPTLSEAVKEAVHGLAGHMINF; from the coding sequence ATGAGCGCACACTTTGATGTCGTGGTCGTGGGTGCGGGTCCCGGCGGGTACGTCGCCGCGATCCGTGCGGCTCAGCTCGGGCTGAAGACCGCCGTTGTCGAGGAGAAGTACTGGGGCGGCGTCTGCCTGAACGTGGGCTGCATCCCCTCGAAGGCCCTCCTGCGCAACGCCGAGCTCGCGCACCTCTTCATGCACGAGCAGAAGACGTTCGGCATCAAGGTCGACGGCACCGTCAGCTTCGACTACAGCGCGGCGTGGCAGCGCAGCCGCAAGGTCGCCGACGGGCGCGTCAAGGGCGTGCACTTCCTCATGAAGAAGAACGGCATCACCGAGTACAACGGGTGGGCCAACTTCACCGACGACCACACGCTGACCGTCGGGGACGAGACGATCACCTTCGGCCACGCGATCATCGCCGTGGGCGCCACGACCAGGATGCTGCCGAACACGCAGAAGTCCGACCGCGTCGTGACCTACGAAGAGCAGATCATGACCGAGGACCTGCCCGAGTCGATCATCATCGCCGGCGCGGGCGCCATCGGCGTCGAGTTCGCGTACGTCATGCACAACTACGGCGTGAAGGTCACCATCGTCGAGTTCCTCGACCGGATGGTGCCGCTCGAGGACGAAGAGGTGTCCGCCGAGCTGCTCAAGCGCTACAAGAAGCTGGGCGTCGACGTGCGCGTCGGCACCCGCGTCGAGTCGATCGACGAGTCGGGCGAGAAGGTCCGCGTCACGGTGTCGAAGAACGGCACTGAAGAGGTCCTGGAAGCCGACAAGGTCATGCAGGCCATCGGTTTCGTGCCGCGCGTCGAGGGCTACGGCCTGGAGAACACCGGCGTGAAGCTCACCGAGCGCGGTGCCATCGACATCGACGGCCGCGGCCGCACCAACGTGCCGCACATCTTCGCGATCGGCGACGTGACCGCGAAGCTCATGCTCGCGCACACCGCCGAGTCGATGGGCATCATCGCCGCCGAGACCATCGCGGGTGCCGAGACGATGGAGCTCGACTACGTGATGATCCCGCGGGCGACGTTCTGCCAGCCGCAGATCGCCTCCTTCGGCTACACCGAGAAGCAGGCCCGCGAGAAGGGCTTCGACGTCCAGGTCGCGAAGTTCCCGTTCACCGCGAACGGCAAGGCGCACGGCCTGGCCGAGCCCGGCGGCTTCGTGAAGCTGATCAGCGACGGCAAGCACGGCGAGCTGCTCGGCGGCCACATCATCGGCCCCGAGGCGACCGAGCTGCTGCCCGAGCTCACCCTGGCCCAGCAGTGGGACCTCACCGTCCACGAGGTCGCGCGCAACGTCCACGCGCACCCGACGCTGTCCGAAGCCGTCAAGGAAGCGGTGCACGGCCTCGCCGGGCACATGATCAACTTCTGA
- a CDS encoding acyl-CoA thioesterase/bile acid-CoA:amino acid N-acyltransferase family protein, translating into MAEILVNPKTTPLDQPVDIVVVGLPPGDEVTVQLSTGDRASHGVFKADDRGVVDLTRHAPVEGTYQGVDPMGLFWSLERTGGKPGPMCLSVPGAGEVELERLSVPRSVERVEVRENGLVGTLFAPEDDGGELPGVIVLSGSEGGLHESDAALLAAHGFVTFALGYFGLKGLPEHLVDIPLEYFGEAIEHLSERAGPIGVVGGSRGGELALLIGATFPQVKAVVSVVGSGVVTQGIGPGANLLQKLSYEAASWTCKGEPLPYLPYDIGDELRAKIVNDEPVPLRLAFTTEDGVPEDVEIPVERIQGGVLLISSGHDDGWPSAELSEVALRRLKDHDHPFPYEHVVYPEAGHLIAGPPHRPATDVTYPGPGVTFSGGGVPQATAHAQANAWKRTVEFLQEQLGT; encoded by the coding sequence GTGGCCGAGATCCTGGTGAACCCGAAGACAACGCCCCTCGACCAACCGGTCGACATCGTCGTCGTCGGCCTCCCACCCGGTGACGAGGTCACCGTCCAGCTCTCCACCGGCGACCGCGCGTCCCACGGCGTCTTCAAGGCAGACGACCGCGGTGTCGTGGACCTCACCCGGCACGCCCCGGTCGAGGGCACCTACCAGGGCGTCGACCCGATGGGCCTGTTCTGGTCCCTCGAACGCACCGGCGGCAAGCCGGGCCCGATGTGCCTGTCGGTGCCGGGCGCCGGCGAGGTCGAGCTGGAGCGCCTGAGCGTGCCCAGGAGCGTCGAACGCGTCGAGGTCCGCGAGAACGGTCTCGTGGGCACGCTGTTCGCCCCTGAGGACGACGGTGGCGAGCTCCCCGGCGTGATCGTGCTGAGCGGTTCGGAAGGCGGCCTGCACGAGTCGGACGCGGCTCTGCTGGCCGCGCACGGGTTCGTCACGTTCGCGCTCGGCTACTTCGGGTTGAAGGGCCTGCCGGAGCACCTCGTGGACATCCCGCTCGAGTACTTCGGCGAGGCGATCGAGCACCTGTCCGAACGAGCCGGCCCGATCGGTGTCGTCGGCGGCTCGCGCGGCGGTGAGCTGGCGTTGCTCATCGGTGCGACGTTCCCGCAGGTCAAGGCGGTCGTCAGCGTGGTGGGCAGCGGCGTGGTCACCCAGGGCATCGGACCGGGCGCGAACCTGCTGCAGAAGCTCTCGTACGAAGCGGCCTCGTGGACCTGCAAGGGCGAGCCGCTGCCGTACCTGCCCTACGACATCGGCGACGAGCTGCGCGCCAAGATCGTCAACGACGAACCGGTGCCGTTGCGGCTCGCCTTCACCACCGAGGACGGCGTCCCGGAAGACGTCGAGATCCCGGTGGAACGCATCCAGGGCGGTGTGTTGCTCATCTCGTCCGGCCACGACGACGGGTGGCCGTCGGCCGAGCTGAGCGAGGTCGCGCTGCGCCGGCTGAAGGACCACGACCACCCGTTCCCGTACGAGCACGTCGTGTATCCCGAGGCAGGACACCTGATCGCGGGCCCGCCGCACCGGCCGGCCACCGACGTGACCTATCCGGGGCCCGGTGTCACCTTCTCGGGTGGTGGTGTTCCGCAGGCCACCGCACACGCTCAAGCGAACGCTTGGAAAAGGACCGTCGAGTTCTTGCAGGAGCAGCTGGGCACCTAG
- a CDS encoding TIR domain-containing protein gives MTASFDSPPIRCFLSYARQDDVVMDFVAPFAASLRQYAYSDRGRSLDVFLDREAIGWGDLVQPVLRSAVRGATVFLPVVTRRYFDRPYCREELFLFYNQASVAGVRTLLLPVVLLGDSFLTEDNPDLAVRLIVERQFRSVREAWLEGPSSPTWRRTMLSLAGALVDAVEEAELALAAPPPVLDADISAELDRFSLDVRTVIAETRSVITEFQSLVGGDPSLLLPGAHRLREAGWTFERRAFELDRLLRATGRSFPAAPTAELLALLPGIEALLTSTRRAEATNAPVRRTMTVFREGLTALRSGLCMVKSWSELPNPGQ, from the coding sequence ATGACAGCGTCTTTCGACTCTCCGCCGATCCGCTGTTTCCTGAGCTACGCCCGCCAGGACGACGTGGTCATGGACTTCGTCGCCCCGTTCGCGGCCTCGTTGCGCCAATACGCCTACTCCGACCGCGGCCGTTCCCTCGACGTCTTCCTGGACCGCGAGGCCATCGGCTGGGGCGACCTGGTCCAACCGGTCCTGCGCTCCGCCGTGCGAGGCGCCACCGTCTTCCTCCCGGTGGTCACCCGCCGCTACTTCGACCGCCCCTACTGCCGCGAAGAGCTGTTCCTGTTCTACAACCAGGCTTCCGTGGCCGGCGTCCGCACCCTGCTCCTGCCCGTCGTCCTGCTCGGCGACTCGTTCCTGACCGAGGACAACCCCGACCTGGCCGTGCGCCTCATCGTGGAACGCCAGTTCCGCTCAGTCCGCGAAGCCTGGCTGGAAGGCCCGTCCTCCCCGACCTGGCGCCGCACGATGCTCTCGCTGGCCGGCGCCCTCGTCGACGCCGTGGAAGAAGCCGAACTGGCCCTGGCCGCACCTCCGCCTGTTCTCGACGCGGACATCTCCGCCGAGCTCGACCGCTTCTCCCTCGACGTGCGAACGGTGATCGCCGAAACCCGTTCCGTCATCACGGAGTTCCAATCCCTGGTCGGCGGCGACCCCTCACTGCTGCTTCCCGGCGCCCACCGCCTCCGCGAAGCCGGCTGGACCTTCGAACGCCGCGCCTTCGAGCTCGACCGCCTGCTCCGCGCCACCGGCCGCTCCTTCCCGGCAGCCCCCACCGCCGAACTCCTCGCCCTCCTCCCCGGCATCGAAGCCCTCCTCACCAGCACCCGCCGAGCCGAAGCCACGAACGCCCCGGTCCGCCGCACGATGACGGTGTTCCGCGAGGGCCTCACCGCGCTGCGCAGCGGCCTGTGCATGGTGAAGTCTTGGTCAGAGTTGCCAAATCCTGGCCAATAA
- a CDS encoding type VII secretion target: protein MSEPISTSGVVGTSIAQQAVANASWGAVLGGGLAAVLAASKAVEVAVETQQLSVDPNLVDAMIKKLNEMRDELAKIRRKRDQLSLNMKIGGGYAMEIAKANTTFGQAAIKQIDDIDRAIESLKTQIEKSRASYKNVDEAGSDSFKKINGKS from the coding sequence GTGTCAGAACCAATCAGCACCAGCGGCGTAGTCGGCACGAGCATTGCTCAGCAAGCCGTGGCCAACGCCTCGTGGGGCGCTGTTCTAGGGGGAGGTCTCGCCGCGGTGCTCGCTGCCAGCAAGGCAGTCGAGGTAGCCGTCGAGACCCAGCAGCTGTCCGTCGACCCCAACCTGGTCGACGCCATGATCAAAAAGCTCAACGAGATGCGGGACGAGCTCGCCAAGATCCGGCGCAAGCGGGACCAGCTGAGCTTGAACATGAAGATCGGCGGCGGATACGCGATGGAGATCGCCAAGGCCAACACGACGTTCGGCCAAGCCGCGATCAAACAGATCGACGACATCGACCGCGCCATCGAGTCGCTGAAGACGCAGATCGAGAAGAGCCGCGCATCGTACAAGAATGTCGACGAGGCAGGCTCCGACTCGTTCAAGAAGATCAACGGGAAGTCATGA